In the Pleuronectes platessa chromosome 8, fPlePla1.1, whole genome shotgun sequence genome, one interval contains:
- the lpar4 gene encoding lysophosphatidic acid receptor 4, translating into MASLVLNETGMENCRIDDSFKYNLYSVVYSVVFVLGLITNCAALFVFCFRMKMRNETTMFMTNLALSDLVFVFTLPFKVFYNVRRNWLFGDGLCKISGTAFITNIYGSMLFLTCISVDRFLAIVYPFRSRSIRTRRNAALVCAAVWLTIVGGGISVTFFSTINSKNKATKCFEGFSQSTWKTYLSKITIFIEIVGFLIPLLVNLVCSSLVLRTLRRPATVGHGCDSKRRVLRMIVVHLGIFIICFVPYNSILFLYALVRTQALANCAIERFARTLYPITLCLASLNCCLDPVVYYFTSESFQKSLTLGGKGSGSRPESIPRSDPETQDTTDTLPEDTHTVASNGKEANVSESQF; encoded by the exons ATGGCTAGCCTGGTGCTCAATGAGACCGGAATGGAGAACTGCAGGATTGACGACTCCTTTAAGTACAACTTGTACTCTGTGGTCTATAGCGTGGTCTTTGTCTTGGGCCTGATCACCAACTGTGCTGCCCTCTTTGTATTCTGCTTCCGGATGAAGATGCGCAATGAGACCACAATGTTTATGACTAACTTAGCTTTATCCGAtttagtgtttgttttcacGCTGCCGTTCAAGGTCTTCTACAATGTTAGACGCAACTGGCTGTTTGGAGATGGACTTTGTAAAATATCGGGAACGGCCTTCATCACCAACATCTACGGCAGCATGCTCTTCCTCACCTGCATCAGTGTAGACCGCTTCCTGGCAATAGTCTACCCTTTCCGCTCACGCTCTATACGCACACGCAGGAATGCGGCGCTGGTGTGTGCTGCCGTGTGGCTGACAATCGTGGGCGGAGGAATATCAGTGACCTTCTTCTCAACAAtcaacagcaaaaacaaagcCACCAAATGCTTCGAGGGCTTCTCTCAGAGCACCTGGAAGACCTACCTGTCCAAAATCACCATCTTTATTGAG ATCGTGGGCTTCCTCATTCCCCTGCTGGTCAACTTGGTATGTTCCTCACTGGTACTGAGGACTCTGCGTCGCCCTGCAACTGTTGGTCACGGCTGCGACAGCAAGAGACGCGTCTTACGGATGATCGTGGTGCATCTGGGCATCTTCATCATATGCTTCGTGCCTTACAACTCTATTCTCTTCCTTTATGCCCTGGTGCGGACCCAGGCCCTGGCTAACTGCGCCATAGAGCGATTTGCTCGAACTCTTTACCCGATCACGCTGTGCCTGGCCAGCCTCAACTGCTGTCTGGACCCTGTGGTCTACTATTTCACCTCAGAGAGCTTCCAGAAAAGCTTGACCCTGGGAGGAAAAGGGTCAGGCTCTCGACCTGAGAGCATCCCTCGCAGTGACCCAGAGACCCAGGACACCACAGACACTCtccctgaagacacacacactgtagccAGCAATGGAAAAGAGGCAAATGTGTCTGAAAGTCAGTTCTGA